The genomic interval GAGGACCTCCCAGCACCTCGACCTGCAACTTTGGCCTCATCATCCCCGTCGAAACCAGGGCGGCCCCTCAAAGAACACTTGTCTCTTATAAATCCGTTACCGCTAAAGGCAAGGCAGAGAAAGTGAAGTCATCCCGGTTCATGTTGAACCCGGGCCCTGCAAACACCACGAATGTCCAAGCCTGTCAAGTGATTCCGGCGGCGATCGCACGTCATCGGCGATGATGCGTTTTCGGCGTCATTCCGGGATTTGGCGAGCAGCACATGATCTATCGTGTTCTGCAACGCGTCAAGATTTACCGGCTTGCTGATATAGCCATCCATGCCCGTGGCAATGAATTTTTCTTTGTCGCCGCTCATGGCGAAGGCGGTCAGCGCAATGATGGGGATGTCCGTTTGCATGAGGATCAAGCTTGATTTTCACTAATGGACATTTCCTTCAGCAAGCAATTGATGGAATTTTCCAGTAATTCAAAGCATGTTTTGAAATTTGCCGCGTCGTTTTCCAAGCAGCACCTTTCCATGTCTTTGGCGGCATCTTGCAGGACCCCGGCTCCCAGATTCGCGGCCGCGCCGCGGATGCTGTGCGCGTGCAGGGCTGCCGTTGCCAGGTCGTTGTCTTCGAGTCCACGCTTCAGGCCCGCGATGCGCAGGGGGATGTCCTCCGCGAAACCTGCCAGGATCTCCTTGGCCAGTTGCTCGTCATCCAGCAGTCTTTCGAGCATTGCCTCCTTGTCCCAGATGAGCGGCCTTTTGTCCTCTCTTTTTCGTCCTTCTTGGGGCGGCATTCTCTCTTCGTCATTCCTGGGCGGAAGCCACTTGCCGAGAACCAGCGACAGCACCCTAGGGGAGAGGGGGTTTGAAATGTAATCGTTCATGCCTGCCAGGAGGCATTTTTGCTTGTCGCCGGGCAGGGCGTGAGCGGTCATGGCGATGATCGGCACGTCATGGTTGCGGACCCGGGAGGACGGATCACGAATGACGCTGGTGCTTTCG from Desulfomicrobium apsheronum carries:
- a CDS encoding response regulator yields the protein MQTDIPIIALTAFAMSGDKEKFIATGMDGYISKPVNLDALQNTIDHVLLAKSRNDAENASSPMTCDRRRNHLTGLDIRGVCRARVQHEPG